Part of the Deinococcus roseus genome, AGTTTTACTTCGCGGCTCACCGTTACCTCCGGAAAGTGGGGTTCAGATTGATGCCCGACATTGTGCCACAGTTTTTGCAAATACACAATATGGAGGGGCAATGGGGAAAGATGCCGAGGGCCGAGGGCCGAGGGCAAAAAACACATGGCGCGACTTCGCTGTTCCAGCAGAATCACGCTTTAAGAATGCGTTCCATTAGCGCCTGGAGGCAAAACAGGGCCAGCGAGTGCAAACGCAAAAGCGCCTTAAGCTCTCGGCCCTCGGCACATGTCATTTCAATGACATGATCAGCCAGAATTTTGCACTCAATTCAGTGAACCAGTCCCAGCCGTTCCACCAGGTGCTGCAGGCGGTCTCTGGTGGTGCGCCCCAGGCAACCTGCAGTGCGTTCACACAGGCTGATGTACTGGTACAGCCCTTCCCCAATGCGGGCACGGTAGAACACCGCGTCCAGACGGCTGAGGGTGGTGTGGCACAGGTCGCACATCACGGCATGTTTGGCGTGTTTTTCCAGGGGTTCGAGTTCCAGCAGGCGGTCTCCGTACACCAGGGCCAGTTTTCCCGCTTCCACAGCGTACAGTCCCAGGGTGGGCGACGACGGTCCCTGTTCCGAATACAGCTTGCGGGCGGTTTCCGGAAAAAGTTCAAACAACAATTCGCGCTCGGTGTGGTCTGACACCCCCCCATTATAAAGTTTGACCCCTTCAGATGAAGTGAGAAAATGTGGCATTTCTGGCCCCAGAACAGGGTAAAATGGAGGTTGGAGTTTGGGCGCAGCAGGGCATTCCAGCAGCAGGCCAGCAAAGTCTGTGGCCTGGTTTCTGGTTTGTTGTGCAGCTCAATCCCGGAGAGGAAACCACCCAGACCCATGCGTGAACGCTACAAGAACATCTCGGGGATCATTCTGAGGCGCAGCACCACCCCCAATGGGGACATGATCGTGTCTCTCTTGACCCCCAGAGGAAAATTCAAAGGGGTCAGCCGCAAAGCTGCACCTTCTCCCAGCACCCTCAAACTGAACCTCTTTCAACATGTCACGGTGCAAATTTACCACCGGCAGCAGGAAGATCTGGGCCTGCTGACCCAGGTCAAACTGGAAGGAGCCCTCTCACAGCTGGTGAAACCAGAAGTTTATCCGCTGGCCAGTTTTCTGTGCGAACTGGTGGACCATGTGGTGGTTGGAGAAATGGACATCCCCCAGACCTACGACCTGCTGGCAGGCGCTTTGCGAGGCCTCAATTCCCATGATGACCCGGAATGGGTGGCCCTGGTGATGGCGTTCAAACTGCTGGGAAGCCTGGGCATGGCCCACCGCACCGAAGACCCTCAGGGCACATTTTTTGATGCAGACCGTGGGGTGCTCACCAGCAAGAATTCTGGCATCCGCCTTTCTGCCGACAGTGCGGCTTTCCTGGCTTCTGTGCACAACCGCACCGTGCGGGATCTGATGGAACATCCCCAGCCCAACCGCAAGGATCTGTGGATGGTGCTGGAGAAATTCATTGTGACCCACGCTGGAATCCTGAAGTCCTTTGAAGTGCTGCGCTCTGTGCAGTAAAACTTTTCTCAGTCCAGCAAGACAGGAGCGTCTTTCATGATTTTCTGCGCCTCACCGGTGGGTTTGACCTTCCAGACCCACTCGCCATAAGTGTGGTGCAAGGTGCCGTCATGGAAGTACGCTGCAGCCTGTTCATCCAGACCCCAGACCTCCTGCATGTGGAGTTCTGCTGCAGCAGCTTGCAATTCAGCAAAACCATCCCATTCTGAGAAATGGGGAAAAACCAGGGTGCTCATGAAACCAAATCCGGGCAGGTAATGGGGTTGTTCTGGGGAAGTGCGGTCCTCTTCTGGAATCAGGCAGGTCAGGCAACTGAGGATGGCTCCAGCAGAAATCCCCAGGTAAGGTACCCCTGCACGCACTTTCTGGCGGATCAGGTCTGAGAGGGTAGACAGCACATAATGTTGCTGGTACAGGTAGGTGTCGCCTCCGCCCACCACAATGCCACTGGCCCCCTGCAAAATGGCGTGGGCTTTTCTCGGGTTCAATTGACCGTTTTCTTCGCCAATAAATTGCACTTCTGCAGCTCCTGCTGTGGTCAGCACCTGCAGGTAATGGGGAGCGTATCTGGGCCATTTTTCCCCGGCACACAGCACAGCAATACGAGGTTTTTCTCCACACAGGGCCAGAAAATCCTCTTTGACCCGTTCCAGACCGGGGGTGTTGCCAAGCAGAAACAGATGCATGAAAAATCCTCCTATATGTGATTCATCAGTTGATGCAGAATCAGGGCTCCCCCCAGGGTGGCTGGAATGCCGCCGCCGGGATGCACGCCCGTACCAGCCAGCCAGATGCCCCGATAACGGTATCCCGGAAAATGAAAGGGACCCGAGCGGTACCAGGGATTCAGTTTGCCATAAATGGCCCCTCCCCAGGCTCCCCATCTGGAGAGCTGCCAGGGGTCCAGCAAAGCAACATCCTGGATTTTGTCTTGCAAAGAGACTTGCAGCACGTTTTCCACCCGGTTCAGTTGTGCTTTCAGCCAGGGGTGGTCCAGGTCATAAAGCTGTGCATCTGGTGGTGCTGTCAGACCCACAGTAAGCACTGGCAGGGTGTTCCGTGGGTAGATGTGATGGGGCCTGTAATGGTTCACAAAGACCATCGGGGAGGCACTTTGCCTGAGGTTTTGCATGTCCTGAGCCAGTTGCGTGGTGCTCTCTGGCAGCAAAACACTGTGAAACGGCAGGTCTAGCTCCTCTTTCAGGACAGCATAAAGCACCACTCCGCTGCAACTGAGGCGGGCAGGTTTTTGCACAGCCTCCCCCATCAGAACCCGCAGACGCTCGAAATCCAGGGTGGAAACCACCGTGCCCAGGAAGGCACCCGCTGTGGTGTCGATGCGGTTCTTCTGGACTTTCAAAATCGGGGTGTGCTCAAGAATCTTCACCCCCAGATGCAAGCAGGCTGCTCTCAGGCGCAACACCAGCTCATGGATGCCACCCACAGGCACCCGCAAATCCTGCAGCATGGCGTAAGGCACCAGGGCGTGCAGGGCACTGGCTTCCTCCGGTGCAGCCCCGGTGTTCAGGGCATACACGGCCAGGGATTCTTCCAGTTGTGGGGGCAGGTTCAAAGATTGCAAATAACTGCGTGCAGTCAGGTGATGTCCCAGTTCTGCAAA contains:
- the recO gene encoding DNA repair protein RecO, translating into MRERYKNISGIILRRSTTPNGDMIVSLLTPRGKFKGVSRKAAPSPSTLKLNLFQHVTVQIYHRQQEDLGLLTQVKLEGALSQLVKPEVYPLASFLCELVDHVVVGEMDIPQTYDLLAGALRGLNSHDDPEWVALVMAFKLLGSLGMAHRTEDPQGTFFDADRGVLTSKNSGIRLSADSAAFLASVHNRTVRDLMEHPQPNRKDLWMVLEKFIVTHAGILKSFEVLRSVQ
- a CDS encoding Type 1 glutamine amidotransferase-like domain-containing protein; amino-acid sequence: MHLFLLGNTPGLERVKEDFLALCGEKPRIAVLCAGEKWPRYAPHYLQVLTTAGAAEVQFIGEENGQLNPRKAHAILQGASGIVVGGGDTYLYQQHYVLSTLSDLIRQKVRAGVPYLGISAGAILSCLTCLIPEEDRTSPEQPHYLPGFGFMSTLVFPHFSEWDGFAELQAAAAELHMQEVWGLDEQAAAYFHDGTLHHTYGEWVWKVKPTGEAQKIMKDAPVLLD
- a CDS encoding phytoene desaturase family protein, whose translation is MGELLVLGGGFAGLASALLAASRGHQVTLFEAETCGGKSAQIEVAGQRIDTGPAVWSFPAVWNEVFLQAGLSEWADVPHHKLDSLGTHHGKRVLDLLPTPADAGWQRYAERASRLTDTIEKLLYTPPRILNPEFQRLSARLFAELGHHLTARSYLQSLNLPPQLEESLAVYALNTGAAPEEASALHALVPYAMLQDLRVPVGGIHELVLRLRAACLHLGVKILEHTPILKVQKNRIDTTAGAFLGTVVSTLDFERLRVLMGEAVQKPARLSCSGVVLYAVLKEELDLPFHSVLLPESTTQLAQDMQNLRQSASPMVFVNHYRPHHIYPRNTLPVLTVGLTAPPDAQLYDLDHPWLKAQLNRVENVLQVSLQDKIQDVALLDPWQLSRWGAWGGAIYGKLNPWYRSGPFHFPGYRYRGIWLAGTGVHPGGGIPATLGGALILHQLMNHI